The Deltaproteobacteria bacterium genome includes a window with the following:
- a CDS encoding class I SAM-dependent methyltransferase codes for MGNYQRDFGMVLELGPFSGGISMALARLYPKLNITIADESPEVLKYLRQEISRSGLSKKICVSKTSLNQLAFDSAQFDLAVFRGAFFFLHNEKYLLQEIFRVLKDGGIAFIGGGFGKDTPQVLIDEIADESRVLNDRLGRYRVSVLELEEMVRKAGLLEHCTIEERGGLWLNIKK; via the coding sequence ATGGGGAATTACCAGAGAGATTTCGGGATGGTCTTGGAATTAGGCCCATTTTCTGGCGGTATATCAATGGCGTTGGCCAGATTATACCCTAAACTCAATATTACCATTGCCGATGAGTCGCCGGAAGTGCTGAAGTATTTAAGACAGGAGATATCAAGGTCCGGATTATCCAAAAAAATATGCGTCTCGAAAACAAGTCTAAATCAGCTTGCTTTTGATAGCGCTCAATTTGATTTGGCGGTCTTCAGAGGAGCCTTTTTCTTTTTGCATAATGAGAAATATCTTCTTCAGGAAATATTTCGGGTACTGAAAGATGGGGGAATTGCCTTTATCGGCGGTGGGTTTGGCAAAGATACTCCCCAGGTACTTATTGATGAAATTGCGGATGAATCTCGTGTATTGAATGATAGATTGGGGCGGTACCGGGTCAGCGTATTGGAATTGGAGGAGATGGTCCGTAAGGCAGGATTACTGGAGCATTGCACGATTGAGGAAAGAGGAGGCTTGTGGCTGAACATCAAGAAATAG